Proteins encoded in a region of the Candidatus Eisenbacteria bacterium genome:
- a CDS encoding A/G-specific adenine glycosylase, producing MLGGTRLLPASPSPQASGREGREGLRRLACWAGLGYYRRARLLKRAAEKVARDYGGALPDAPAALADLPGIGRYTAGAILSIAFGRPAAVLDGNVFRVLSRFFALEGSWRRSADRTVFWTLAEALVPKRAPGDFNQALMELGALVCAPRDPNCPVCPLRARCEARRLGRVDRFPTPSPKRSAETVAGSRYVLLDHEGRVLLVKRPEGVRMEGLWDLPESAPPGARAERVGTVRHSVLHFRYLIDVFRASHPVRAVKDEAELRWVAQEDLGLYALTGAATKAIKVGLRTNN from the coding sequence TTGCTGGGCGGGACTCGGCTACTACCGGCGAGCCCGTCTCCTCAAGCGAGCGGCCGAGAAGGTCGCGAGGGATTACGGAGGCTTGCTTGCTGGGCGGGACTCGGCTACTACCGGCGAGCCCGTCTCCTCAAGCGAGCGGCCGAGAAGGTCGCGAGGGATTACGGAGGTGCGCTTCCCGACGCGCCTGCAGCCCTCGCGGATCTTCCCGGAATCGGGCGCTACACGGCCGGGGCGATCCTCTCGATCGCCTTCGGACGCCCGGCGGCGGTCTTGGACGGAAACGTCTTCCGGGTTCTTTCCCGTTTCTTCGCTCTTGAAGGATCGTGGCGCCGGTCGGCCGACCGGACGGTTTTCTGGACGCTCGCAGAAGCGCTCGTTCCGAAAAGAGCCCCGGGCGATTTCAACCAAGCGCTGATGGAGCTCGGCGCTCTCGTCTGCGCGCCCCGCGACCCGAACTGCCCGGTCTGTCCGCTTCGCGCTCGATGCGAGGCGCGGCGCCTGGGGCGGGTCGATCGCTTCCCGACCCCTTCTCCCAAACGGTCGGCAGAGACCGTCGCCGGAAGCCGCTACGTGCTCCTGGATCACGAAGGGAGGGTTCTCCTCGTGAAGAGGCCCGAGGGGGTCCGCATGGAAGGGCTTTGGGATCTTCCCGAATCGGCGCCTCCCGGCGCGCGCGCTGAGAGAGTAGGGACTGTGCGCCATTCGGTGCTTCACTTCCGCTACTTGATCGACGTCTTCCGCGCCTCCCACCCGGTGCGGGCGGTGAAGGATGAGGCCGAACTGCGGTGGGTCGCGCAGGAGGATCTCGGATTGTACGCCCTGACCGGGGCGGCGACGAAGGCGATTAAGGTCGGTTTGCGGACGAATAATTGA
- a CDS encoding RluA family pseudouridine synthase, producing MDPIPIELVAAETDEGVRVDVFLRDRLPGCSRAHLRREIGKGHVIRNGRPIRKGDLLRAGDRIDLRALCLVDETPIAPDPSGPLVVLLETPDLVVVSKEAGLPTLPKGESDTRALACRLVARYPELLRVGPPFEAGLLHRLDTETSGLLAAARTRDAYEALREQWRWRRVEKAYLALVEGEARASFTMLMPIAHHPKSRKKMAVSKEGRSAETRCRSLFVSPRSSLLLVHLREGRRHQIRVHLASAGHPVRNDPLYSKRGTRGGRLMLHALRLRFLSPRGSERIDVVDPPPAAFVEIVERELGQDAVRSFRRALRARSREGGA from the coding sequence GTGGATCCGATACCGATCGAGCTCGTAGCGGCCGAGACGGACGAGGGGGTCCGCGTCGACGTCTTTCTTCGCGACCGCCTTCCCGGATGCTCGCGCGCGCATCTTCGCCGCGAGATCGGGAAGGGGCATGTGATCCGAAACGGCCGTCCGATCCGCAAGGGAGATCTGCTAAGAGCAGGGGATCGGATCGATCTACGCGCGCTTTGTCTTGTCGATGAGACGCCGATCGCGCCGGATCCGTCAGGCCCTCTCGTCGTTCTCCTCGAGACTCCCGATCTCGTCGTCGTCTCCAAGGAGGCCGGCCTTCCGACTCTTCCAAAGGGGGAATCGGACACGCGCGCGCTCGCCTGCCGACTCGTGGCGCGCTATCCGGAGCTGCTCCGTGTGGGACCGCCGTTCGAAGCCGGGCTTCTCCATCGGCTCGACACGGAAACGTCCGGTCTTCTCGCGGCGGCGCGAACGAGGGATGCGTACGAAGCTCTTCGCGAACAGTGGCGTTGGAGGCGCGTCGAGAAGGCTTATCTCGCTCTCGTCGAAGGAGAGGCGCGCGCGTCTTTCACGATGCTCATGCCGATCGCGCATCACCCGAAGAGCCGAAAGAAGATGGCGGTCTCGAAAGAGGGACGATCGGCGGAGACCCGGTGCCGCTCTCTCTTCGTCTCTCCCCGCTCGTCGCTTCTTCTCGTTCATCTTCGCGAGGGGAGGAGGCACCAGATCCGCGTCCATCTGGCATCCGCGGGACATCCGGTGCGGAATGATCCGCTCTACTCGAAGCGCGGGACTCGTGGCGGGCGGCTCATGCTCCATGCGCTCAGGCTTCGGTTTCTCTCGCCCCGGGGGAGCGAGCGGATCGACGTCGTGGATCCTCCTCCCGCTGCTTTCGTCGAGATCGTGGAGCGGGAGCTCGGCCAAGACGCGGTTCGCTCTTTCCGCCGCGCGCTCCGTGCTCGGTCGAGGGAAGGAGGCGCGTAG